From the genome of Arvicola amphibius chromosome 9, mArvAmp1.2, whole genome shotgun sequence, one region includes:
- the C9H6orf141 gene encoding uncharacterized protein C6orf141 homolog produces the protein MNDPLAGIEPGRSRGRAVSSLRGVGGGPPAPDPALSKTDGDLSAAGGDVRSRTRENLDCQPWVREKVLFLLNPERWLGTQADRVCAELVDSEGFRPRIEDHRNSEPEPKLSRRRIATVPGAQPRNPAATPRSVLVRVVDYHETQEVQRTEWTKGQMTTRTKERSVTAVTFRTQSD, from the coding sequence ATGAATGACCCGCTGGCCGGGATCGAGCCCGGGAGATCCCGGGGGCGGGCCGTGAGCTCTCTGCGCGGGGTCGGGGGTGGGCCGCCGGCTCCGGATCCCGCGCTGTCGAAGACCGACGGGGACCTCTCAGCGGCAGGTGGGGACGTGAGATCGCGGACGCGAGAGAATTTGGATTGCCAGCCCTGGGTCAGAGAGAAAGTGCTCTTTCTTCTGAACCCCGAGAGGTGGTTGGGAACACAAGCGGACCGTGTTTGCGCAGAGCTGGTGGATAGCGAGGGCTTCCGTCCGAGGATTGAAGACCACCGCAATTCGGAACCGGAACCGAAGCTTTCCCGCAGACGCATTGCCACAGTCCCCGGAGCCCAGCCTCGGAACCCAGCAGCCACCCCCAGGTCCGTGTTGGTGCGGGTCGTGGATTACCATGAGACGCAGGAGGTGCAGCGGACTGAGTGGACCAAGGGTCAGATGACTACGAGGACCAAGGAGCGCTCTGTAACGGCCGTCACCTTTCGCACCCAGAGTGATTGA